From Ignavibacteriota bacterium:
GCAGGAAGGATACACGAAGGTATTCCGGCAGCAAATGACGGAGGTGCTGAGCAGGTACGGGACGATACGCGAGGTGTGGTTTGACGGCAGTTGCCGGATCGATGTTGCCGATATCCTGCAGCAGTACGCGCCGGACGCGGTGATCTTCCAGGGGCCACAGGCAAGCCTCCGGTGGGTAGGGAATGAAGATGGGTTCGCGCCGTTCTCGAACTGGTATACGCTGAGCAGCAAGGACCTGCGAAGCGGGGTTGCCACATCCGCCCAATCTGATCCGTTCGGTGATGCGTATGCACCGGTGGAGATCGATGTCCCGCTGTTGAAGAACAAGGGACATAAGTGGTTCTGGGCTCCGCATACGGACCATCTGATCCTGACCACCGATCAGTTGATGGACATGTACTACAAGTCCGTAGGGCGGGGATCCGTGTTCCTGCTCAACTCCACTCCGGATACCACCGGCGTGATCCCGGTATCGCACGCCGCAGCCTACCGCGCCTTCGGTGATGAGATACGCAGGCGGTTCGCAACGCCACTGGCCACGACGCGCGGGGCGGGGCGCCAGATCGTGATCACGCTTCCGTCGCAGGAAGAGGTCGATCATGTTGTGCTGCAGGAGGATGTTGCGCAGGGACAGCGCGTGCTCAGCTTCACGATCCAGGGATCGGATGCACAGGGTCGCTGGAAAGAACTGTACGCCGGCACCTCGATCGGTTCGAAGCGCATCTGCTGGTTCCCCTGCGCTGCGGTCAAGAAAGTGCGGGTGACATTCACGAACGTCAAGGCAGAGCCACGCATCGCATCCCTTGCGTTGTATCACGTTCACGGAGCGAAGCCCTCCCCCGATGTGCGGAATGACCGGAGCATGTTCTACGATGGCGTGGCATCCCGCCAGGCCTCGGCC
This genomic window contains:
- a CDS encoding alpha-L-fucosidase, with the protein product MRSLFLVVVLAFQTIAFAQGQKPVASLPLPSPAQVRWHSNERIMFVHFSANTWQIHRGLENEWDDHSISLDRIDPKQLNTDQWCEVAGSWGAKMIIFVAKHVGGFCFWQTTTSDYGIRNTPWKGGKGDVLEELSRSCRKYGLDLGIYIYPGDPAWGAGPGSGGITSDPAKQEGYTKVFRQQMTEVLSRYGTIREVWFDGSCRIDVADILQQYAPDAVIFQGPQASLRWVGNEDGFAPFSNWYTLSSKDLRSGVATSAQSDPFGDAYAPVEIDVPLLKNKGHKWFWAPHTDHLILTTDQLMDMYYKSVGRGSVFLLNSTPDTTGVIPVSHAAAYRAFGDEIRRRFATPLATTRGAGRQIVITLPSQEEVDHVVLQEDVAQGQRVLSFTIQGSDAQGRWKELYAGTSIGSKRICWFPCAAVKKVRVTFTNVKAEPRIASLALYHVHGAKPSPDVRNDRSMFYDGVASRQASATADEAADSVGVWMGSSGAAWREFSVDLTKYVSRIGQYVITFVPATGKKGTDLEFNDAEIEMYGASIKDGVEAFPPGSAFRITRSQQTLDQYPTVFRVKVRGGRPGATGKVTIHPIRY